In a genomic window of Thermincola ferriacetica:
- a CDS encoding MFS transporter, giving the protein MSSTSQAKLAPVSVLFVAHLVNDMYANFLPQFVAIMIAAHSLTVAAGTALVSAFTVSSSLVQPVFGYLVDQKGQRWLVYVGTLWMSILLGITGYISNYGLLLVVSTLAGMGTAAFHPQAAAMVGEASGSRKGFVLASFIAMGNIGLAISPVLLLPLFHRYGTGYTWLVIIPGILVSLLLYWFAPRIKSDGADVPGLGKVVSDLRKASSELVKLMVVVALRSLVHTGLMTLLPMYFLAEKFSPETTGYLMFATLATGAVGGVIGGYISDRYGRKPLIVGSLILASFFFYGFLYTKGVLSIILLAVGGMALLSSFSVTVVAAQEVIPQNKALASGLSLGFAIGAGGLAVSLIGKYADHFGIYSAIHLIFILPLLAGIIGLLLKGETPLEQGARVEIAQKSLYQ; this is encoded by the coding sequence ATGTCATCAACATCGCAAGCTAAATTAGCGCCTGTAAGTGTATTGTTCGTGGCCCATCTGGTCAACGATATGTATGCCAACTTTCTTCCCCAATTCGTGGCCATTATGATTGCCGCTCATAGCTTAACCGTTGCTGCCGGAACAGCTTTGGTTTCCGCTTTCACTGTAAGCTCTTCTTTGGTGCAGCCGGTTTTCGGCTACCTGGTAGACCAGAAAGGGCAGCGATGGCTGGTATATGTGGGGACGTTGTGGATGTCGATTTTACTGGGGATAACCGGTTATATATCAAACTATGGCTTACTACTGGTTGTTTCGACGTTAGCCGGAATGGGTACGGCCGCTTTTCACCCCCAGGCGGCAGCTATGGTGGGAGAGGCAAGCGGCAGTCGAAAAGGATTTGTACTGGCGTCCTTTATTGCTATGGGTAACATAGGCCTGGCCATAAGTCCTGTGCTGCTTTTGCCCCTGTTTCACAGGTATGGTACCGGCTATACCTGGCTGGTTATAATTCCCGGGATTCTGGTCAGTTTGCTTCTTTATTGGTTTGCTCCCAGAATCAAATCCGATGGAGCCGATGTTCCGGGACTGGGAAAAGTGGTATCGGATCTTAGAAAAGCCTCATCAGAGCTGGTTAAGCTGATGGTAGTGGTGGCGTTGCGCTCTTTGGTACACACTGGTTTGATGACCCTCTTACCGATGTATTTTTTGGCCGAGAAGTTTTCACCGGAAACTACCGGGTATCTCATGTTTGCCACACTGGCAACAGGAGCGGTGGGGGGAGTCATTGGAGGTTATATTTCGGACCGCTACGGCAGAAAACCTCTCATAGTCGGTTCTCTGATCCTCGCTTCCTTCTTCTTTTATGGATTCCTTTATACCAAAGGAGTGTTGTCTATTATCTTGTTGGCCGTTGGCGGGATGGCGCTATTGTCCTCGTTCTCGGTTACAGTAGTAGCCGCTCAGGAAGTGATCCCACAGAACAAGGCACTTGCTTCCGGATTGAGTCTGGGTTTTGCTATCGGTGCGGGTGGCTTGGCGGTTTCTCTGATTGGTAAATATGCGGATCACTTTGGGATTTATTCTGCTATTCACCTAATCTTTATTTTACCATTGCTGGCAGGAATCATCGGACTTTTGTTAAAGGGGGAAACCCCTCTGGAACAGGGTGCAAGAGTAGAAATAGCCCAAAAATCTTTATATCAATAG
- a CDS encoding helix-turn-helix domain-containing protein, whose amino-acid sequence MINGKKIQALRKTKGFSLRQISQLANGQISPSYLSEIENGKVKNPSKKIARALAKALGVREFELFTFDDYVEGEFKMCKYRMEYPTMNGWVYYCDLVARGKNITKKELEEVGCTEVERAKCKQMMELTCGMGIVPEPRE is encoded by the coding sequence ATGATTAACGGAAAAAAAATACAGGCCCTCAGAAAAACCAAGGGATTCAGCTTGCGGCAGATATCTCAACTGGCCAACGGGCAGATTAGTCCAAGCTACCTGTCTGAAATCGAAAACGGTAAGGTTAAAAACCCGTCTAAAAAAATAGCCCGCGCCCTGGCCAAAGCCTTGGGAGTCAGAGAATTTGAGCTATTCACTTTTGATGATTATGTGGAGGGGGAATTCAAAATGTGTAAATACCGTATGGAATATCCCACAATGAACGGTTGGGTGTACTATTGCGATTTAGTAGCCCGGGGAAAAAACATAACTAAAAAAGAGTTGGAGGAAGTGGGCTGTACGGAAGTTGAACGGGCCAAATGCAAGCAAATGATGGAATTAACCTGCGGAATGGGGATAGTGCCGGAACCCCGGGAATAA
- a CDS encoding helix-turn-helix domain-containing protein, with the protein MNNTLGDKIKHLLFLRSMKQADLVKVSGVSKATISELINNKQKNPSIETIEKIAKALRVSPLYFLEENAVTPLEVAPHLPQHIREFILNSENMDYIVLAHKLKSKNLPVEVMEKIIESYESLIQNKKYANS; encoded by the coding sequence ATGAATAATACTCTTGGTGACAAAATAAAACATTTATTATTTTTACGATCCATGAAACAGGCTGATTTGGTTAAAGTATCAGGCGTTTCCAAAGCAACCATAAGTGAATTAATCAATAATAAACAAAAAAACCCCTCTATTGAAACAATTGAAAAAATAGCCAAAGCCCTACGGGTATCGCCTTTATATTTCCTGGAGGAAAATGCCGTTACCCCTTTGGAAGTTGCTCCTCATTTACCTCAACATATCCGCGAATTCATTCTCAACAGCGAAAATATGGATTATATTGTTCTGGCTCATAAATTAAAAAGTAAAAACCTCCCTGTGGAGGTCATGGAAAAGATAATAGAATCCTATGAATCCCTTATCCAAAACAAAAAATATGCAAATTCATAA
- a CDS encoding PadR family transcriptional regulator produces the protein MPAKKRQQYRHLPAFILLVLAQGEAHGGAIYSALNDNLPLFQADTGAIYRTLQQMEKEGAVTSVWNITESGPARKIYRITPAGWNKLDSWKHDIELRRANLNYFLTTYEKLKAQKD, from the coding sequence ATGCCGGCAAAAAAGAGACAACAATATCGCCATTTACCTGCATTTATACTTCTGGTCCTAGCGCAGGGAGAGGCCCACGGCGGTGCCATTTACAGCGCTTTAAATGATAATTTGCCTCTGTTTCAGGCTGATACCGGAGCTATATACCGTACCCTGCAGCAGATGGAGAAAGAGGGAGCGGTGACGTCTGTTTGGAATATCACTGAATCCGGTCCGGCCCGTAAGATATATCGGATTACACCGGCGGGCTGGAATAAGCTGGACAGCTGGAAACATGACATAGAGCTGCGGAGGGCTAATTTGAACTATTTTTTGACAACGTATGAAAAATTAAAAGCTCAAAAAGATTAA